A part of Xenopus tropicalis strain Nigerian chromosome 4, UCB_Xtro_10.0, whole genome shotgun sequence genomic DNA contains:
- the trim66 gene encoding tripartite motif-containing protein 66 isoform X1, which yields MAKSCFDCTEKNSAHSLCITCNKWLCSTCAEQHRHTKSVSDPFIPAVQRGSAGNDGTSGNFLCCPLHHQESLKLFCETCDTLVCRHCVVMEHKDHRFRRLDEALQHQRAVLENVITQVEEKKVVVQAAGKQIEDRLYEIKHMHSKVENQIKVTKMVLINELNKRTNVLLEQLEKITTEKRHKYEQQLQSILVLNRQLEHVQNFINWAMYGKNSIPFLFSKELIVYQMQRLLDTSCGGDVGRTSKIRFSWEPSFWTKQISNLGCLMADGAHLPTPDIPTYGTENAQAPYYPAPHVPITAHPGTITSSPHYTSSVQCPTPMCCTHCHTLPTVPKNQPATGTVTPHVSFAHPTPIKQQQPPSTQYNSSKEQKPTVRPLRVIQPWVSHQPQAEQENSPYWLDHQQQKPQVPPSQPNAPPVCPVPPQDFNQVHNVHTIQHTVPITTPTSLQAPSVLQTPSVLQAPSVQMQVSSVHSLSHIQPQRLQQQSALCQAESAHEQVMHHSLDIINQQFELEQMQKGLELLLQSQPSNVQLNPTKQPQHVQQTIVGQINYIVRQPATAPLQPPEEIPQVCDEPISPGSHTVDLSPVTTSSPSNMQSQSIADEIIAAVENDACQRNQLAANPERKRSASVGFCNVPEMELSSPRLSRSVDPQMPTVSCQFFEPPEDRGFLPGTEAERLAEYTAVEAAVADNIHVATEDHQATGAAVLGNAICKVENEDFSCANSAAIDTDLQTESAPPVISSEFILPLPEAFEEPINLSVKKCPPPETSSVIVKKPTHLPPAPGKPLKHETEDRGFKPSFAEGRKGKENTPRTPARETRIPYVRLERLKIQAPNSGELPVFKVQPQKKDEDGSVRLVVKYGAQSKSMSIKVNPDCPYSSPHPAPQPAMPYGTEPIPYTTSQTISELEQQVNNLARVSPYSGESPAFRNRIEAPAAPIEDPEVTCKVNAAPQPTRKPVQSEDHDQLENEDFCAVCLNGGEMLCCDRCPKVFHLSCHVPALLSFPVGEWLCTLCRNLTKPEVEYDCDNVRYCLENKMEIAAFPNLDDYDQRKCETLVLSLCCNSLSLPFQEPVSPLARHYYQIIKRPMDLSIIRKKLQRRNIPHYSAPEELVYDIRLMFWNCAKFNYIGPAEQKAIFKEDSEVAEAGRNLEMYFENMLKEAYPEKVFPFPQEEDSDTEEIGSESCHLSLKGFHWPPYGPDYLQPKRRRRHTLSQKPREFDIC from the exons ATTCCGAAGGCTGGATGAGGCCTTGCAACACCAGAGAGCCGTCCTGGAGAATGTTATAACCCAAGTGGAGGAGAAGAAGGTCGTGGttcaggcagcaggcaaacaaaTTGAGGACAG GTTGTATGAAATTAagcacatgcacagtaaagtAGAAAACCAGATCAAAGTGACCAAAATGGTGCTGATCAATGAGCTGAACAAGAGGACAAATGTACTGCTGGAACAGCTGGAG AAAATCACAACAGAAAAGCGCCACAAATACGAGCAGCAGCTTCAGTCGATACTGGTCCTGAATCGCCAGTTGGAGCACGTGCAGAACTTTATTAACTGGGCCATGTATGGAAAGAACAGTATCCCGTTCCTGTTCAGTAAGGAACTG ATTGTTTATCAGATGCAGCGGCTCCTGGACACCAGCTGTGGGGGGGACGTGGGGCGCACGTCGAAGATCCGGTTCAGTTGGGAGCCATCTTTCTGGACCAAACAAATATCCAATTTGG GCTGCCTAATGGCGGATGGAGCCCACTTGCCAACGCCGGACATACCCACCTACGGAACAGAAAATGCCCAAGCCCCGTATTACCCAGCACCCCATGTACCCATTACAGCCCACCCTGGTACCATCACCAGTTCCCCACATTACACATCTTCAGTCCAGTGTCCCACGCCCATGTGTTGCACCCATTGCCATACCTTGCCAACCGTGCCAAAGAACCAGCCGGCCACgggcacagtgaccccccacGTGAGCTTCGCCCACCCAACGCCAATCAAACAACAGCAGCCCCCATCTACCCAGTATAACTCCAGCAAAGAGCAAAAGCCAACCGTCCGTCCTTTGAGGGTCATCCAGCCTTGGGTATCCCACCAGCCTCAGGCGGAACAGGAGAACTCCCCCTACTGGCTGGACCATCAGCAGCAGAAGCCACAGGTGCCACCGAGCCAACCAAATGCCCCACCTGTTTGCCCAGTGCCCCCACAGGATTTCAACCAAGTGCACAATGTGCATACGATCCAACATACGGTGCCCATCACCACGCCAACCTCTCTGCAGGCACCATCAGTACTTCAGACGCCCTCGGTGCTCCAGGCACCATCGGTACAAATGCAAGTGAGCTCGGTGCACAGCCTTAGCCACATCCAACCCCAGAGGCTCCAGCAGCAATCGGCCCTGTGCCAGGCGGAGAGCGCCCACGAGCAGGTCATGCACCACAGCCTGGACATTATTAACCAACAGTTTGAGTTGGAGCAGATGCAGAAGGGCCTGGAACTTCTTCTCCAAAGTCAACCGTCCAACGTCCAACTGAACCCGACCAAGCAGCCTCAGCACGTGCAACAGACTATTGTGGGGCAAATCAACTACATAGTCAGGCAGCCGGCAACAGCCCCACTTCAGCCCCCGGAGGAAATTCCACAG GTCTGCGATGAGCCCATATCTCCGGGCAGTCACACCGTGGACCTCTCGCCGGTCACCACCAGTTCTCCCAGTAACATGCAGTCCCAGTCTATAGCAGATGAAATCATCGCTGCCGTGGAAAATGACGCGTGCCAGAGGAACCAACTGGCGGCCAATCCCGAGAGGAAG AGATCGGCCTCGGTGGGTTTCTGTAACGTGCCAGAGATGGAACTGTCTTCTCCGAGACTCTCTAGGTCTGTGGATCCTCAGATGCCAACTGTCTCCTGTCAGTTCTTTGAGCCGCCGGAGGACAGGGGGTTCCTGCCCGGCACAGAGGCGGAGAGGTTGGCAGAGTACACGGCAGTGGAAGCAGCTGTCGCAGACAATATACACGTAGCAACCGAGGATCACCAGGCAACCGGTGCCGCTGTCTTGGGAAATGCCATATGCAAG GTTGAGAATGAAGATTTTAGCTGCGCTAACAGTGCCGCCATAGACACTGATTTGCAGACAGAAAGTGCCCCTCCAGTAATTTCCAGCGAATTCATCCTGCCGCTGCCCGAGGCATTTGAGGAGCCAATCAACCTCTCGGTgaagaaatgcccccccccagaaACCTCCTCGGTGATTGTGAAAAAGCCCACTCACCTTCCTCCTGCCCCCGGCAAACCACTCAAACATGAGACAG AAGACAGAGGGTTCAAGCCGAGCTTTGCAGAAGGCAGAAAGGGCAAGGAAAACACACCCAG GACGCCGGCGAGGGAAACCCGAATCCCCTACGTGCGACTGGAGCGGCTAAAGATCCAGGCTCCCAACTCCGGGGAACTCCCTGTTTTTAAGGTTCAGCCGCAGAAAAAAGATGAAGACGGGTCGGTGCGTTTAGTTGTCAAATATGGCGCCCAGTCCAAGAGCATGTCCATAAAG GTTAACCCAGACTGCCCGTACTCATCCCCCCACCCCGCCCCGCAACCCGCAATGCCTTATGGGACAGAACCAATCCCTTACACCACCAGCCAAACCATTTCTGAACTGGAGCAACAAGTGAACAATCTGGCGAGGGTGAGTCCCTACAGCGGGGAGAGCCCGGCATTCAGGAACAGAATCGAGGCCCCGGCGGCTCCCATAGAAGATCCTGAGGTGACGTGCAAGGTCAACGCTGCCCCTCAGCCAACCAGAAAGCCCGTCCAATCAGAAGACCATGATCAGCTTGAGAATGAGGATTTCTGTGCTGTTTGTCTGAATGGAGGGGAAATGCTTTGCTGTGACCGTTGCCCAAAAGTCTTTCACCTTTCCTGCCATGTTCCAGCCCTGCTCAGCTTCCCTGT GGGCGAATGGCTTTGCACCTTGTGCCGAAACCTGACCAAACCAGAGGTAGAATACGACTGCGACAATGTCCGCTATTGTCTAGAGAATAAAATGGAGATTGCGGCTTTTCCCAACCTTGACGACTACGACCAAAGG AAGTGTGAGACGCTGGTGCTGTCGCTGTGCTGTAACAGTCTGAGCCTCCCATTCCAGGAACCCGTCAGCCCCTTG GCGCGGCACTACTACCAGATCATAAAGCGCCCGATGGACCTCTCCATTATACGGAAGAAGCTCCAGAGACGCAATATCCCGCATTACTCGGCGCCGGAGGAACTGGTGTACGATATTCGCCTCATGTTCTGGAACTGCGCAAAGTTTAATTAT ATAGGGCCCGCAGAACAGAAGGCAatattcaag GAAGACTCTGAAGTGGCCGAAGCCGGACGGAACCTGGAGATGTACTTTGAGAACATGCTGAAGGAGGCCTACCCCGAGAAGGTCTTCCCTTTCCCACAGGAGGAAGATTCCGACACGGAGGAGATCGGCAGTGAGAGCTGCCACCTGAGCCTGAAAGGCTTTCACTGGCCACCCTACGGGCCGGACTACCTGCAGCCCAAGCGTAGGAGGCGCCATACCCTTAGCCAGAAGCCCAGGGAGTTCGACATCTGCTAA
- the trim66 gene encoding tripartite motif-containing protein 66 isoform X2: MAKSCFDCTEKNSAHSLCITCNKWLCSTCAEQHRHTKSVSDPFIPAVQRGSAGNDGTSGNFLCCPLHHQESLKLFCETCDTLVCRHCVVMEHKDHRFRRLDEALQHQRAVLENVITQVEEKKVVVQAAGKQIEDRLYEIKHMHSKVENQIKVTKMVLINELNKRTNVLLEQLEKITTEKRHKYEQQLQSILVLNRQLEHVQNFINWAMYGKNSIPFLFSKELIVYQMQRLLDTSCGGDVGRTSKIRFSWEPSFWTKQISNLGCLMADGAHLPTPDIPTYGTENAQAPYYPAPHVPITAHPGTITSSPHYTSSVQCPTPMCCTHCHTLPTVPKNQPATGTVTPHVSFAHPTPIKQQQPPSTQYNSSKEQKPTVRPLRVIQPWVSHQPQAEQENSPYWLDHQQQKPQVPPSQPNAPPVCPVPPQDFNQVHNVHTIQHTVPITTPTSLQAPSVLQTPSVLQAPSVQMQVSSVHSLSHIQPQRLQQQSALCQAESAHEQVMHHSLDIINQQFELEQMQKGLELLLQSQPSNVQLNPTKQPQHVQQTIVGQINYIVRQPATAPLQPPEEIPQVCDEPISPGSHTVDLSPVTTSSPSNMQSQSIADEIIAAVENDACQRNQLAANPERKRSASVGFCNVPEMELSSPRLSRSVDPQMPTVSCQFFEPPEDRGFLPGTEAERLAEYTAVEAAVADNIHVATEDHQATGAAVLGNAICKVENEDFSCANSAAIDTDLQTESAPPVISSEFILPLPEAFEEPINLSVKKCPPPETSSVIVKKPTHLPPAPGKPLKHETDRGFKPSFAEGRKGKENTPRTPARETRIPYVRLERLKIQAPNSGELPVFKVQPQKKDEDGSVRLVVKYGAQSKSMSIKVNPDCPYSSPHPAPQPAMPYGTEPIPYTTSQTISELEQQVNNLARVSPYSGESPAFRNRIEAPAAPIEDPEVTCKVNAAPQPTRKPVQSEDHDQLENEDFCAVCLNGGEMLCCDRCPKVFHLSCHVPALLSFPVGEWLCTLCRNLTKPEVEYDCDNVRYCLENKMEIAAFPNLDDYDQRKCETLVLSLCCNSLSLPFQEPVSPLARHYYQIIKRPMDLSIIRKKLQRRNIPHYSAPEELVYDIRLMFWNCAKFNYIGPAEQKAIFKEDSEVAEAGRNLEMYFENMLKEAYPEKVFPFPQEEDSDTEEIGSESCHLSLKGFHWPPYGPDYLQPKRRRRHTLSQKPREFDIC, translated from the exons ATTCCGAAGGCTGGATGAGGCCTTGCAACACCAGAGAGCCGTCCTGGAGAATGTTATAACCCAAGTGGAGGAGAAGAAGGTCGTGGttcaggcagcaggcaaacaaaTTGAGGACAG GTTGTATGAAATTAagcacatgcacagtaaagtAGAAAACCAGATCAAAGTGACCAAAATGGTGCTGATCAATGAGCTGAACAAGAGGACAAATGTACTGCTGGAACAGCTGGAG AAAATCACAACAGAAAAGCGCCACAAATACGAGCAGCAGCTTCAGTCGATACTGGTCCTGAATCGCCAGTTGGAGCACGTGCAGAACTTTATTAACTGGGCCATGTATGGAAAGAACAGTATCCCGTTCCTGTTCAGTAAGGAACTG ATTGTTTATCAGATGCAGCGGCTCCTGGACACCAGCTGTGGGGGGGACGTGGGGCGCACGTCGAAGATCCGGTTCAGTTGGGAGCCATCTTTCTGGACCAAACAAATATCCAATTTGG GCTGCCTAATGGCGGATGGAGCCCACTTGCCAACGCCGGACATACCCACCTACGGAACAGAAAATGCCCAAGCCCCGTATTACCCAGCACCCCATGTACCCATTACAGCCCACCCTGGTACCATCACCAGTTCCCCACATTACACATCTTCAGTCCAGTGTCCCACGCCCATGTGTTGCACCCATTGCCATACCTTGCCAACCGTGCCAAAGAACCAGCCGGCCACgggcacagtgaccccccacGTGAGCTTCGCCCACCCAACGCCAATCAAACAACAGCAGCCCCCATCTACCCAGTATAACTCCAGCAAAGAGCAAAAGCCAACCGTCCGTCCTTTGAGGGTCATCCAGCCTTGGGTATCCCACCAGCCTCAGGCGGAACAGGAGAACTCCCCCTACTGGCTGGACCATCAGCAGCAGAAGCCACAGGTGCCACCGAGCCAACCAAATGCCCCACCTGTTTGCCCAGTGCCCCCACAGGATTTCAACCAAGTGCACAATGTGCATACGATCCAACATACGGTGCCCATCACCACGCCAACCTCTCTGCAGGCACCATCAGTACTTCAGACGCCCTCGGTGCTCCAGGCACCATCGGTACAAATGCAAGTGAGCTCGGTGCACAGCCTTAGCCACATCCAACCCCAGAGGCTCCAGCAGCAATCGGCCCTGTGCCAGGCGGAGAGCGCCCACGAGCAGGTCATGCACCACAGCCTGGACATTATTAACCAACAGTTTGAGTTGGAGCAGATGCAGAAGGGCCTGGAACTTCTTCTCCAAAGTCAACCGTCCAACGTCCAACTGAACCCGACCAAGCAGCCTCAGCACGTGCAACAGACTATTGTGGGGCAAATCAACTACATAGTCAGGCAGCCGGCAACAGCCCCACTTCAGCCCCCGGAGGAAATTCCACAG GTCTGCGATGAGCCCATATCTCCGGGCAGTCACACCGTGGACCTCTCGCCGGTCACCACCAGTTCTCCCAGTAACATGCAGTCCCAGTCTATAGCAGATGAAATCATCGCTGCCGTGGAAAATGACGCGTGCCAGAGGAACCAACTGGCGGCCAATCCCGAGAGGAAG AGATCGGCCTCGGTGGGTTTCTGTAACGTGCCAGAGATGGAACTGTCTTCTCCGAGACTCTCTAGGTCTGTGGATCCTCAGATGCCAACTGTCTCCTGTCAGTTCTTTGAGCCGCCGGAGGACAGGGGGTTCCTGCCCGGCACAGAGGCGGAGAGGTTGGCAGAGTACACGGCAGTGGAAGCAGCTGTCGCAGACAATATACACGTAGCAACCGAGGATCACCAGGCAACCGGTGCCGCTGTCTTGGGAAATGCCATATGCAAG GTTGAGAATGAAGATTTTAGCTGCGCTAACAGTGCCGCCATAGACACTGATTTGCAGACAGAAAGTGCCCCTCCAGTAATTTCCAGCGAATTCATCCTGCCGCTGCCCGAGGCATTTGAGGAGCCAATCAACCTCTCGGTgaagaaatgcccccccccagaaACCTCCTCGGTGATTGTGAAAAAGCCCACTCACCTTCCTCCTGCCCCCGGCAAACCACTCAAACATGAGACAG ACAGAGGGTTCAAGCCGAGCTTTGCAGAAGGCAGAAAGGGCAAGGAAAACACACCCAG GACGCCGGCGAGGGAAACCCGAATCCCCTACGTGCGACTGGAGCGGCTAAAGATCCAGGCTCCCAACTCCGGGGAACTCCCTGTTTTTAAGGTTCAGCCGCAGAAAAAAGATGAAGACGGGTCGGTGCGTTTAGTTGTCAAATATGGCGCCCAGTCCAAGAGCATGTCCATAAAG GTTAACCCAGACTGCCCGTACTCATCCCCCCACCCCGCCCCGCAACCCGCAATGCCTTATGGGACAGAACCAATCCCTTACACCACCAGCCAAACCATTTCTGAACTGGAGCAACAAGTGAACAATCTGGCGAGGGTGAGTCCCTACAGCGGGGAGAGCCCGGCATTCAGGAACAGAATCGAGGCCCCGGCGGCTCCCATAGAAGATCCTGAGGTGACGTGCAAGGTCAACGCTGCCCCTCAGCCAACCAGAAAGCCCGTCCAATCAGAAGACCATGATCAGCTTGAGAATGAGGATTTCTGTGCTGTTTGTCTGAATGGAGGGGAAATGCTTTGCTGTGACCGTTGCCCAAAAGTCTTTCACCTTTCCTGCCATGTTCCAGCCCTGCTCAGCTTCCCTGT GGGCGAATGGCTTTGCACCTTGTGCCGAAACCTGACCAAACCAGAGGTAGAATACGACTGCGACAATGTCCGCTATTGTCTAGAGAATAAAATGGAGATTGCGGCTTTTCCCAACCTTGACGACTACGACCAAAGG AAGTGTGAGACGCTGGTGCTGTCGCTGTGCTGTAACAGTCTGAGCCTCCCATTCCAGGAACCCGTCAGCCCCTTG GCGCGGCACTACTACCAGATCATAAAGCGCCCGATGGACCTCTCCATTATACGGAAGAAGCTCCAGAGACGCAATATCCCGCATTACTCGGCGCCGGAGGAACTGGTGTACGATATTCGCCTCATGTTCTGGAACTGCGCAAAGTTTAATTAT ATAGGGCCCGCAGAACAGAAGGCAatattcaag GAAGACTCTGAAGTGGCCGAAGCCGGACGGAACCTGGAGATGTACTTTGAGAACATGCTGAAGGAGGCCTACCCCGAGAAGGTCTTCCCTTTCCCACAGGAGGAAGATTCCGACACGGAGGAGATCGGCAGTGAGAGCTGCCACCTGAGCCTGAAAGGCTTTCACTGGCCACCCTACGGGCCGGACTACCTGCAGCCCAAGCGTAGGAGGCGCCATACCCTTAGCCAGAAGCCCAGGGAGTTCGACATCTGCTAA
- the trim66 gene encoding tripartite motif-containing protein 66 isoform X3 produces the protein MAKSCFDCTEKNSAHSLCITCNKWLCSTCAEQHRHTKSVSDPFIPAVQRGSAGNDGTSGNFLCCPLHHQESLKLFCETCDTLVCRHCVVMEHKDHRFRRLDEALQHQRAVLENVITQVEEKKVVVQAAGKQIEDRLYEIKHMHSKVENQIKVTKMVLINELNKRTNVLLEQLEKITTEKRHKYEQQLQSILVLNRQLEHVQNFINWAMYGKNSIPFLFSKELIVYQMQRLLDTSCGGDVGRTSKIRFSWEPSFWTKQISNLGCLMADGAHLPTPDIPTYGTENAQAPYYPAPHVPITAHPGTITSSPHYTSSVQCPTPMCCTHCHTLPTVPKNQPATGTVTPHVSFAHPTPIKQQQPPSTQYNSSKEQKPTVRPLRVIQPWVSHQPQAEQENSPYWLDHQQQKPQVPPSQPNAPPVCPVPPQDFNQVHNVHTIQHTVPITTPTSLQAPSVLQTPSVLQAPSVQMQVSSVHSLSHIQPQRLQQQSALCQAESAHEQVMHHSLDIINQQFELEQMQKGLELLLQSQPSNVQLNPTKQPQHVQQTIVGQINYIVRQPATAPLQPPEEIPQVCDEPISPGSHTVDLSPVTTSSPSNMQSQSIADEIIAAVENDACQRNQLAANPERKRSASVGFCNVPEMELSSPRLSRSVDPQMPTVSCQFFEPPEDRGFLPGTEAERLAEYTAVEAAVADNIHVATEDHQATGAAVLGNAICKVENEDFSCANSAAIDTDLQTESAPPVISSEFILPLPEAFEEPINLSVKKCPPPETSSVIVKKPTHLPPAPGKPLKHETEDRGFKPSFAEGRKGKENTPRTPARETRIPYVRLERLKIQAPNSGELPVFKVQPQKKDEDGSVRLVVKYGAQSKSMSIKVNPDCPYSSPHPAPQPAMPYGTEPIPYTTSQTISELEQQVNNLARVSPYSGESPAFRNRIEAPAAPIEDPEVTCKVNAAPQPTRKPVQSEDHDQLENEDFCAVCLNGGEMLCCDRCPKVFHLSCHVPALLSFPVGEWLCTLCRNLTKPEVEYDCDNVRYCLENKMEIAAFPNLDDYDQRKCETLVLSLCCNSLSLPFQEPVSPLARHYYQIIKRPMDLSIIRKKLQRRNIPHYSAPEELVYDIRLMFWNCAKFNYEDSEVAEAGRNLEMYFENMLKEAYPEKVFPFPQEEDSDTEEIGSESCHLSLKGFHWPPYGPDYLQPKRRRRHTLSQKPREFDIC, from the exons ATTCCGAAGGCTGGATGAGGCCTTGCAACACCAGAGAGCCGTCCTGGAGAATGTTATAACCCAAGTGGAGGAGAAGAAGGTCGTGGttcaggcagcaggcaaacaaaTTGAGGACAG GTTGTATGAAATTAagcacatgcacagtaaagtAGAAAACCAGATCAAAGTGACCAAAATGGTGCTGATCAATGAGCTGAACAAGAGGACAAATGTACTGCTGGAACAGCTGGAG AAAATCACAACAGAAAAGCGCCACAAATACGAGCAGCAGCTTCAGTCGATACTGGTCCTGAATCGCCAGTTGGAGCACGTGCAGAACTTTATTAACTGGGCCATGTATGGAAAGAACAGTATCCCGTTCCTGTTCAGTAAGGAACTG ATTGTTTATCAGATGCAGCGGCTCCTGGACACCAGCTGTGGGGGGGACGTGGGGCGCACGTCGAAGATCCGGTTCAGTTGGGAGCCATCTTTCTGGACCAAACAAATATCCAATTTGG GCTGCCTAATGGCGGATGGAGCCCACTTGCCAACGCCGGACATACCCACCTACGGAACAGAAAATGCCCAAGCCCCGTATTACCCAGCACCCCATGTACCCATTACAGCCCACCCTGGTACCATCACCAGTTCCCCACATTACACATCTTCAGTCCAGTGTCCCACGCCCATGTGTTGCACCCATTGCCATACCTTGCCAACCGTGCCAAAGAACCAGCCGGCCACgggcacagtgaccccccacGTGAGCTTCGCCCACCCAACGCCAATCAAACAACAGCAGCCCCCATCTACCCAGTATAACTCCAGCAAAGAGCAAAAGCCAACCGTCCGTCCTTTGAGGGTCATCCAGCCTTGGGTATCCCACCAGCCTCAGGCGGAACAGGAGAACTCCCCCTACTGGCTGGACCATCAGCAGCAGAAGCCACAGGTGCCACCGAGCCAACCAAATGCCCCACCTGTTTGCCCAGTGCCCCCACAGGATTTCAACCAAGTGCACAATGTGCATACGATCCAACATACGGTGCCCATCACCACGCCAACCTCTCTGCAGGCACCATCAGTACTTCAGACGCCCTCGGTGCTCCAGGCACCATCGGTACAAATGCAAGTGAGCTCGGTGCACAGCCTTAGCCACATCCAACCCCAGAGGCTCCAGCAGCAATCGGCCCTGTGCCAGGCGGAGAGCGCCCACGAGCAGGTCATGCACCACAGCCTGGACATTATTAACCAACAGTTTGAGTTGGAGCAGATGCAGAAGGGCCTGGAACTTCTTCTCCAAAGTCAACCGTCCAACGTCCAACTGAACCCGACCAAGCAGCCTCAGCACGTGCAACAGACTATTGTGGGGCAAATCAACTACATAGTCAGGCAGCCGGCAACAGCCCCACTTCAGCCCCCGGAGGAAATTCCACAG GTCTGCGATGAGCCCATATCTCCGGGCAGTCACACCGTGGACCTCTCGCCGGTCACCACCAGTTCTCCCAGTAACATGCAGTCCCAGTCTATAGCAGATGAAATCATCGCTGCCGTGGAAAATGACGCGTGCCAGAGGAACCAACTGGCGGCCAATCCCGAGAGGAAG AGATCGGCCTCGGTGGGTTTCTGTAACGTGCCAGAGATGGAACTGTCTTCTCCGAGACTCTCTAGGTCTGTGGATCCTCAGATGCCAACTGTCTCCTGTCAGTTCTTTGAGCCGCCGGAGGACAGGGGGTTCCTGCCCGGCACAGAGGCGGAGAGGTTGGCAGAGTACACGGCAGTGGAAGCAGCTGTCGCAGACAATATACACGTAGCAACCGAGGATCACCAGGCAACCGGTGCCGCTGTCTTGGGAAATGCCATATGCAAG GTTGAGAATGAAGATTTTAGCTGCGCTAACAGTGCCGCCATAGACACTGATTTGCAGACAGAAAGTGCCCCTCCAGTAATTTCCAGCGAATTCATCCTGCCGCTGCCCGAGGCATTTGAGGAGCCAATCAACCTCTCGGTgaagaaatgcccccccccagaaACCTCCTCGGTGATTGTGAAAAAGCCCACTCACCTTCCTCCTGCCCCCGGCAAACCACTCAAACATGAGACAG AAGACAGAGGGTTCAAGCCGAGCTTTGCAGAAGGCAGAAAGGGCAAGGAAAACACACCCAG GACGCCGGCGAGGGAAACCCGAATCCCCTACGTGCGACTGGAGCGGCTAAAGATCCAGGCTCCCAACTCCGGGGAACTCCCTGTTTTTAAGGTTCAGCCGCAGAAAAAAGATGAAGACGGGTCGGTGCGTTTAGTTGTCAAATATGGCGCCCAGTCCAAGAGCATGTCCATAAAG GTTAACCCAGACTGCCCGTACTCATCCCCCCACCCCGCCCCGCAACCCGCAATGCCTTATGGGACAGAACCAATCCCTTACACCACCAGCCAAACCATTTCTGAACTGGAGCAACAAGTGAACAATCTGGCGAGGGTGAGTCCCTACAGCGGGGAGAGCCCGGCATTCAGGAACAGAATCGAGGCCCCGGCGGCTCCCATAGAAGATCCTGAGGTGACGTGCAAGGTCAACGCTGCCCCTCAGCCAACCAGAAAGCCCGTCCAATCAGAAGACCATGATCAGCTTGAGAATGAGGATTTCTGTGCTGTTTGTCTGAATGGAGGGGAAATGCTTTGCTGTGACCGTTGCCCAAAAGTCTTTCACCTTTCCTGCCATGTTCCAGCCCTGCTCAGCTTCCCTGT GGGCGAATGGCTTTGCACCTTGTGCCGAAACCTGACCAAACCAGAGGTAGAATACGACTGCGACAATGTCCGCTATTGTCTAGAGAATAAAATGGAGATTGCGGCTTTTCCCAACCTTGACGACTACGACCAAAGG AAGTGTGAGACGCTGGTGCTGTCGCTGTGCTGTAACAGTCTGAGCCTCCCATTCCAGGAACCCGTCAGCCCCTTG GCGCGGCACTACTACCAGATCATAAAGCGCCCGATGGACCTCTCCATTATACGGAAGAAGCTCCAGAGACGCAATATCCCGCATTACTCGGCGCCGGAGGAACTGGTGTACGATATTCGCCTCATGTTCTGGAACTGCGCAAAGTTTAATTAT GAAGACTCTGAAGTGGCCGAAGCCGGACGGAACCTGGAGATGTACTTTGAGAACATGCTGAAGGAGGCCTACCCCGAGAAGGTCTTCCCTTTCCCACAGGAGGAAGATTCCGACACGGAGGAGATCGGCAGTGAGAGCTGCCACCTGAGCCTGAAAGGCTTTCACTGGCCACCCTACGGGCCGGACTACCTGCAGCCCAAGCGTAGGAGGCGCCATACCCTTAGCCAGAAGCCCAGGGAGTTCGACATCTGCTAA